A stretch of Primulina tabacum isolate GXHZ01 chromosome 13, ASM2559414v2, whole genome shotgun sequence DNA encodes these proteins:
- the LOC142522623 gene encoding LOW QUALITY PROTEIN: mannosyl-oligosaccharide 1,2-alpha-mannosidase MNS3 (The sequence of the model RefSeq protein was modified relative to this genomic sequence to represent the inferred CDS: deleted 1 base in 1 codon) — MSKSLPYSMKDVQYDNAKFRRRSLLKGITQSLLTSNVKNECTKCSTGRFLVLLMMGGLAYVILTHTSTTTSSLHGIAKNIGTEEGNNFFTDRNGRFRKFWRKPPRLPPRLSPDEIVARNKSIHNSHKIESGRDWKACQQKVKAAFIHAWSGYRTYAMGYDELMPESRRGVDGLGGLGATIVDALDTAMIMRIDEVVYEAGSWIEKHLPERINGRGQVNLFETTIRVLGGLLSAYHLSGGEHGDNASTKGPEPRVYLENARNLADHLLVAFTSSPSAIPFSDVVLRDRSSHAAPDGLSSTAEVSTLQLEFNYLSSLTGNPNYTLESMKVLEHMKTLPKFKGLVPIYIDPHSGEFNGENIRLGSRGDSYYEYLIKVWLQNQGSNLTYLHDMYKESVKGIKELLVRKSTPNGLVFVGELPYGLHGAFSPKMDHLVCFLPGTLALGATKGIVKEKAMREGLLSFEDLENLKLAEDLVKTCVEMYSATSTGLAPEIAYFNMEGKGEGGSGGGNRNSKYVDDIIIKPADRHNLLRPETVESLFVLFRITEDPKYREWGWKIFQAFEKYTKVDSGGYSSLDDVTVLPPRKRDKMETFFLGETLKYLYLLFGDSNAIPLDEYVFNTEAHPIPIQRIASTK, encoded by the exons ATGTCGAAATCGTTGCCTTATTCAATGAAAGATGTACAGTACGATAACGCCAAGTTTCGCCGCAGATCTCTTCTCAAG GGGATCACTCAAAGCCTTTTAACCAGTAATGTGAAAAACGAATGTACAAAATGCAGTACAGGAAGGTTTCTCGTGCTATTAATGATGGGTGGTTTAGCATACGTTATTCTGACACATACTAGCACCACCACTTCTTCGTTGCATGGTATAGCTAAGAATATTGGAACAGAGGAAGGAAATAATTTCTTCACTGATAGAAACGGtagatttcgaaaattttggaggAAACCACCAAGGCTTCCTCCTCGATTATCTCCTGATGAAATCGTTGCTAGGAATAAATCTATTCATAACTCGCATAAGATAGAATCTGGCCGTGATTGGAAGGCTTGCCAACAAAAGGTCAAGGCGGCATTTATTCATGCATGGTCTGGGTATCGGACTTATGCGATGGGTTATGATGAACTTATGCCAGAGAGCCGTAGAGGCGTTGATGGATTGGGGGGTTTAGGAGCCACAATTGTGGATGCCCTCGACACTGCGATGATAATGAGAATTGATGAAGTTGTGTATGAAGCTGGCTCTTGGATTGAAAAGCATCTTCCAGAGAGGATTAATGGAAGAGGCCAAGTAAATCTATTTGAAACTACTATACGTGTTCTAGGTGGTCTTTTGAGTGCTTACCATTTGAGTGGGGGCGAACATGGTGATAATGCTTCAACAAAAGGACCTGAGCCAAGGGTCTATCTTGAAAATGCAAGGAACCTGGCTGATCATCTGCTTGTTGCTTTTACGTCAAGCCCGTCGGCTATCCCCTTCAGCGACGTCGTTCTACGTGATCGCTCATCACATGCTGCTCCTGATGGCTTAAGTAGCACAGCTGAAGTTTCTACTTTACAGCTTGAGTTCAATTATCTCAGTTCTTTGACTGGTAATCCAAACTACACCTTGGAGTCTATGAAGGTTTTGGAACACATGAAGACTCTACCAAAGTTCAAGGGACTTGTTCCTATTTACATAGA CCCTCATTCTGGTGAGTTTAATGGGGAAAACATTAGACTCGGATCTCGTGGGGACAGCTACTATGAGTACCTCATCAAAGTCTGGCTTCAGAATCAAGGAAGTAATTTGACTTATTTGCATGATATGTATAAAGAATCAGTAAAAGGCATCAAGGAACTTTTAGTTAGGAAATCTACTCCCAATGGGTTGGTTTTTGTTGGAGAACTGCCTTATGGGCTGCACGGCGCGTTCAGTCCAAAAATGGATCATCTG GTATGTTTTCTTCCTGGTACTCTTGCTCTTGGTGCGACAAAAGGCATTGTCAAAGAAAAAGCTATGAGAGAAGGCTTGCTTAGCTTTGAGgatcttgaaaatttgaagcTTGCTGAAGATTTGGTTAAGACATGTGTTGAGATGTATTCAGCAACTTCTACTGGACTGGCTCCAGAAATCGCATACTTCAACATGGAG GGAAAAGGAGAAGGTGGTTCTGGTGGTGGAAACAGAAATTCAAAATATGTGGATGACATAATTATAAAACCTGCCGATCGTCACAATCTTCTGCGTCCTGAAACTGTTGAATCACTGTTCGTCTTGTTTCGCATCACAGAAGATCCAAA ATATCGTGAATGGGGCTGGAAAATCTTTCAAGCATTTGAGAAGTATACGAAAGTTGATTCCGGTGGTTACAGCTCGCTAGATGATGTTACC GTGCTTCCTCCACGCAAAAGAGACAAGATGGAGACATTTTTCCTGGGCGAAactctaaaatatttatatttactgTTTGGAGACAGTAATGCTATTCCTTTGGATGAGTATGTATTTAACACAGAAGCTCATCCTATTCCTATTCAACGCATTGCAAGCACGAAGTGA
- the LOC142522639 gene encoding uncharacterized protein LOC142522639: protein MSSQVTSSHRENAEVYTGEAICKQKSKELLEKIHLPRGLLPLDEIVEIGYNESSGFIWLKQKKSKIHYFKGISRNVWYDTEVTAFVEDRRMKRLIGVQSKELLVWVTICDISIQDPNSGKITFGTPAGLSRAFPVSAFEEEEEEEEEKQST from the coding sequence ATGTCGTCCCAGGTAACCTCGTCTCACCGCGAGAATGCGGAGGTGTACACCGGTGAGGCGATCTGCAAGCAGAAATCCAAGGAGCTGCTCGAGAAAATCCATCTCCCCAGAGGCCTGCTCCCCCTGGACGAGATCGTCGAAATCGGCTACAACGAGTCCTCCGGGTTCATATGGTTGAAGCAGAAGAAGAGCAAGATACACTACTTCAAAGGTATCAGTCGCAACGTGTGGTACGACACCGAGGTCACGGCGTTCGTGGAAGACCGTCGGATGAAGAGGCTGATAGGTGTCCAGAGCAAGGAGCTCCTGGTCTGGGTCACTATCTGTGATATTTCTATCCAGGACCCCAATTCCGGGAAAATCACTTTCGGCACCCCTGCGGGGCTCTCCAGAGCGTTTCCGGTCTCGGCGTTCGAAGAGGAAGAGGAAGAGGAAGAGGAGAAGCAGAGTACTTAG
- the LOC142522638 gene encoding LOW QUALITY PROTEIN: nuclear intron maturase 1, mitochondrial (The sequence of the model RefSeq protein was modified relative to this genomic sequence to represent the inferred CDS: inserted 1 base in 1 codon; deleted 1 base in 1 codon), whose product MSLRTKVKHLTCASFPDAAIRRFCHHLNHRSSSVAALQQDPYSQLKEDPVQVLSNLWVKAFSQPQKPFLKLTGFLSKLDLWVLAYQRACAHATGSFPSKNALPSPTLFNLLSLKDAVVHNQFRWNSKLQQYVRSPNDKPIPKLLSKSKVYSILKSDTPPFQDLVVQEVLLMIIEPVFEPRFSPKSHAFRPGRNPHTVVRTIRSNFAGYLWFIRGDISEIFENADEKVVLGCIEKAIKDKKVLDLIQSGLKGRGEYSMSVADKGEKLSARKRKKGQTKKRILRDNEPKPDPYWLRTFFGFAPEEASKVPSYGYCGILSPLLMNVCLNELDHLMENKIVEFFRPCESDSIWKYKIDDGCHNPSWPEFVPSSGKEKTRKMDYIRFAGHFIIGIRGPREEAVXIRKEIIEFCEKKFGIRLDNSKVEIEHISRGIQFLDHIICRRVIHPTLRYTSSGGKIVSEKGVGTLLSVTASVQNCIRQFRQMAFLKGDRDPEPLPCTPMLYSGQAHTNSQMNKLLETMADWYRYADNRKKIVGFCAYVVRSSLAKLYAARYRLKSRAKVYKIASRNLSHPLRESSNNRAPEYSDLLRMGLVDAIEGVQFSHMSLIPSCDYTPFPRNWVPRHEELLREYICLQDPKFFCGLNKAVKRQGLCLPQDDVSKIVWDYKILGFWSGRFHIETENS is encoded by the exons ATGTCACTGAGAACAAAAGTCAAACACCTAACGTGCGCTTCCTTCCCCGACGCGGCCATACGCCGATTCTGCCATCACTTAAACCACCGCTCTTCATCGGTGGCAGCCCTGCAACAAGACCCATATTCTCAGCTCAAAGAAGACCCAGTTCAAGTCCTGTCAAACCTCTGGGTGAAAGCATTCTCCCAACCACAGAAACCCTTCCTCAAACTCACCGGCTTCCTCTCCAAACTCGATCTTTGGGTGCTTGCTTACCAGCGAGCATGCGCTCACGCCACCGGATCTTTCCCTTCCAAAAACGCTCTGCCTTCTCCCACACTCTTCAACCTCCTTTCACTTAAAGACGCCGTCGTTCACAACCAGTTTAGGTGGAACTCCAAGTTGCAGCAATACGTACGCAGCCCGAATGATAAACCCATCCCTAAATTACTCTCCAAAAGCAAAGTTTATTCTATATTGAAGTCTGATACTCCTCCGTTTCAAGACCTGGTTGTTCAAGAAGTGCTGTTGATGATTATTGAACCTGTTTTTGAGCCGCGATTTTCTCCGAAGTCCCATGCTTTTAGGCCGGGTAGAAATCCTCACACTGTTGTTAGAACCATCAGGAGTAATTTTGCTGGGTATTTGTGGTTTATCAGAGGTGATATAAgtgagatttttgaaaatgcAGATGAAAAAGTGGTGCTGGGTTGTATTGAAAAAGCTATAAAAGATAAGAAAGTTCTGGACTTGATTCAATCAGGGTTGAAAGGACGAGGAGAATATAGTATGAGCGTGGCAGACAAAGGCGAGAAATTGAGTGCAAGGAAACGAAAAAAGGGGCAGACGAAGAAGAGAATTTTGCGTGATAATGAACCTAAGCCCGACCCGTATTGGCTGAGAACATTCTTTGGGTTCGCTCCGGAAGAAGCTTCGAAGGTGCCTAGTTATGGATACTGTGGAATTCTAAGCCCTTTGCTGATGAACGTTTGCCTTAATGAACTTGATCATCTTATGGAGAACAAGATAGTAGAGTTCTTCAGGCCATGTGAGTCTGATTCAATATGGAAGTATAAGATCGATGATGGCTGCCACAACCCTTCTTGGCCTGAGTTTGTGCCCTCAAGTGGCAAGGAGAAGACTCGAAAAATGGATTATATTCGGTTTGCGGGTCATTTTATAATTGGTATCAGGGGGCCAAGAGAGGAAGCGG GAATTAGGAAGGAAATAATCGAGTTTTGTGAGAAAAAATTTGGTATCAGGCTAGACAATTCAAAAGTCGAGATTGAGCATATCTCAAGAGGGATTCAGTTCTTGGATCATATCATATGTCGCAGAGTTATACACCCAACTCTTCGTTACACTTCCAGTGGTGGCAAGATTGTGAGTGAGAAAGGTGTGGGAACTTTGCTTTCAGTTACAGCCAGC GTGCAGAACTGTATCCGCCAGTTCAGACAGATGGCATTCCTAAAAGGCGATAGAGACCCGGAGCCACTGCCTTGCACGCCTATGCTCTATTCGGGTCAAGCTCATACAAATTCCCAGATGAACAAGTTGCTGGAAACCATGGCAGATTGGTACAGATATGCTGATAACCGGAAGAAAATAGTTGGATTTTGCGCCTACGTAGTTCGCAGCTCCCTGGCTAAACTATATGCCGCAAGATACAGGTTGAAATCTCGTGCAAAGGTGTACAAGATCGCTTCACGCAATCTTAGCCATCCACTGAGAGAAAGTAGCAACAACAGAGCACCTGAGTATTCTGATCTTTTGAGAATGGGACTAGTGGACGCCATTGAGGGGGTTCAGTTTTCTCATATGTCTTTGATTCCATCGTGCGATTATACTCCTTTTCCTAGGAATTGGGTTCCTAGACACGAGGAGTTGTTGCGGGAGTATATCTGTTTACAAGACCCCAAATTCTTTTGTGGGCTGAATAAAGCGGTGAAAAGGCAAGGTTTATGTTTGCCTCAAGATGATGTATCTAAGATTGTTTGGGACTACAAGATTCTTGGATTTTGGAGCGGACGATTCCATATAGAAACAGAGAATTCGTAA